In Cryptomeria japonica chromosome 10, Sugi_1.0, whole genome shotgun sequence, a genomic segment contains:
- the LOC131063856 gene encoding uncharacterized protein LOC131063856 produces the protein MGSSGIGNKFVSVNLNKSYGQQGGSGMGHPGGGRSRPGGGHGGMLVLSRPRTTQGAAGPKGSKLAVPPPLNLPSLRREHGGTDSVAQTGVVTTSTAPVGWIKPVMPANASDGEQVADGLAGKSAAPSSGSTWGTSPASAAKPAVPPGNAIGSSADSVVRPGVYTPPAARAKSSGPGTVSTQAPALPVMLRGEDFPSLQASVPHVTIPQQKQRDAQQKQRRNQEDLKEQKIKLQQLSQQGVQDGILAQQQQEGPQEVPENQASPPPMRPQMRSKQHSSSEENLHYRGNDRSRGLPGHHLQKPEGYSSGPPPLVRLDHTSNWADDERDTGRSERDFAKNDFHNNDDMGYGLGSFQKNGSFLGPGPVREGRDATAFSHYDKGTFSHYDKGTFRADSNGREVWQGGNDRDMSFRRSSSFRKEGSFSNDMGFDRERGFSRSATFSRENTIDRNHDVEMKLMRGPYGRINGQSWELDNARENLIVRDSIGKDNGSWDSGFRDNFSRDGGYSQDRQVGNHGRDGFLRKGGEQNFAAGRYGDTFGRNRSFQNDAPQNNSWNRVSFSTGSRGMPVNDPILNFGRDKRSFTSYGKPYSEDPFMKDFGNITGFDLRDPFVGGFGTEIKVSRKRKDDSKQTDFYDPIRASFEAELERVQKMQEQERQRMIEEQERAQELARKEEEERQRQAREEEERQRRLEEEAREAAWREEQQALEAARRLEEERRAREEEKRRIITEEERRKEAAKRKLLELEERIAKRQAESKKEDVPTTDDGRLPIVRSVKDRDIRRVDTGEWEDEERKIDRITSSASSESSNMSRSFDTGLRAQVLRDANSLASDRIKPSNSWRREPTENGNGSHFVSQIISVDQNNSYQSSNWESLNGGRGLPRRNLFEGSRTCSAKGLPKTERSEMMLVNDHMPFRNDQRRSNTDSEVYENTTDGYADITWEQEKSDSWRGRDRIRISAAVSYTHSSEADAFTVGRSRHFRQPRVLPPPSVTALQKGLFKNGAEKPLSSPLLEEETQRGFSSYDIESNVELSLEQDGAVNNEPLEVQVSQDEHGSGDQQGLKNMIRSDSQSLPSVSSLPGSPAHVSHDTLEETGIPMYRQNEEETPALSNLDDTLGNVISAEILKTDKCNEYVSSPSKSVGQEIHEWVFKDEDDFSVEEEYEEEHLDEEENGIFEEEEENQEKTYDYDNLHVEQQKTELKNNHFLFNDIVEMEEPVLNSLEGRSVQDGNADAIELEGKPDRSEHQESSLKAQNSVVVAEDNKHEMQEFKAPGGQLEGSADGKEGSDKVQPPLVQQPSIQQAIMEGKSGLASSESLQVQSDIESSLQCLVQPTQKSFSTPVPFAQSNISSTTTSLSSSILNPISALPSQTELPFKLQFGFFPGTSIIPATVPAIQIGSIQMPLHLHPPVSPSLTQIPPPQPPMFQFGQLSYPAPISQGRLTLSQPPMSYVHRSVSAHYSLGQPVTPLSAQHILDSTIQIQADSITTGLRSPLANQRAPAEEKPSQENRCNMDNDCFVSNKTFKSVSTVKSHAGQYHSTSAMAVDNQHIKSSKYASEIEIPVVNKIYKPFANVPEQAQNEGSSVQSSSGGLQTGGRGRGNRTMYGGRANGVRASTNTAEGLWSAPDARRPHKQGRRNIQRNEFRVTVDRRHPEVTDSNDLARKEDKPRSSVRSDSVSGSMDRGAKKDLGISAEKMMKSEIGSKTGYGTSFPSVHYEDKAERMPGGKLPQRSGLQMPVVTGSRSTEGILKRNEKSEVADDVPLQSGIVQIFKQPGIETPSDEDDFIEVKTRRQIREQRDKEMKAKSKDLKPKDQAARRYRAPPKSTSQVDGILAISHRGATSSGGEKRNSMMPSAVMVDSAQTDGRNLPTAGSSTAGSSTALLASAGPPQQLAPIGTPAGNTEGSNDKRSISLKPIQTNSMPSISHVDMDVGKGLRFENQSPGQEGISSTGVGAWGSARNSQQVVSLTQIQLEEAMKPASFEAKRAPLLPLGDHGGMALESGMSVISVLAQDKPLSSTVPLNSLLAGEKIQFGAVTSPTLLPHSSCSIMPPLSTGLGPSLACRPDGSMESSFSATEGDSTNFFNKADDRCRQMVDPEAEAEAAASAVAVAAISSDDSVGNGVGGVSMSVAESKVFGNSDVGAASVGVSITRPVMIQSRGEDSMTVALPADLSVETPSPLSLWPSVVNRQNSAGPVLSHFPGAPPPFPCFEMSPMMGGQIFAYGQHEEATPLSQGQKANTSVEQGISGMGSGPVGGWQQCHSGVDSFYGAPPSGFTGPFISPTVGIPGPPPMFVYNHFPAVGQFGQVGFMSAYIPSGKQPDWKHTPASTSGIGLSEGDISSLGIMSGQRNPNMPTSVQHMPIVPSLGLFDMNLSSPFQSAADLTMQTQWSHVPGPPTFQTMPMSGAMVGLSLPLQQTDGLSSQLSHASHTMESVGRFHHVLASKPTGSGPFSTVDAAAQFPDELGLGDSVSSNNSSVLTSRNLSSSHANYNSVPSANVKVPKGKSSSRSARSSSTGSSSESSALAVGTNNVTSSSQSLHGSRTVGHPFQSQGGSPQVTSGQYPHPVGYSEQRGTSQQHTGHKTSVANDWSVQGHRKMGSQGRSQMPGDKNFPTLKVKRVYVPKSPSSANNVGTPVTLL, from the exons aTGGGGAGTTCGGGCATCGGGAACAAGTTTGTGTCGGTGAATCTGAATAAATCGTATGGCCAGCAGGGCGGTTCGGGGATGGGGCATCCCGGAGGTGGGCGATCGAGGCCGGGCGGGGGGCATGGAGGAATGCTGGTTCTGTCGAGGCCTAGAACGACTCAGGGGGCTGCAGGGCCTAAGGGTTCCAAGCTTGCAGTTCCGCCCCCCTTGAATTTGCCGTCTCTGCGTAGAGAGCACGGGGGTACCGATTCAGTTGCTCAGACAGGGGTGGTGACAACAAGCACAGCACCGGTTGGTTGGATTAAACCGGTTATGCCTGCAAATGCTAGTGATGGAGAGCAGGTTGCAGATGGATTGGCTGGGAAATCTGCTGCACCAAGTTCTGGTTCTACATGGGGAACAAGCCCTGCATCAGCTGCCAAGCCAGCGGTTCCACCTGGAAATGCAATAGGGTCTTCTGCCGATTCAGTGGTTAGACCGGGTGTTTACACACCTCCAGCTGCACGAGCAAAAAGTAGTGGGCCGGGAACGGTGTCCACTCAGGCACCTGCCCTCCCTGTGATGCTCAGGGGTGAAGATTTCCCATCTCTGCAAGCATCTGTACCACATGTAACCATTCCTCAGCAGAAACAGAGGGATGCACAACAGAAGCAAAGGAGGAATCAGGAAGATTTGAAAGAGCAAAAGATCAAGCTTCAGCAGCTTTCACAACAAGGAGTTCAGGATGGGATATTAGCGCAACAGCAGCAGGAAGGTCCCCAAGAAGTTCCCGAGAACCAGGCTTCACCTCCACCAATGCGCCCTCAGATGAGGTCTAAACAGCATAGTTCTTCTGAAGAAAATTTGCATTATCGGGGCAATGACAGATCTAGGGGGTTGCCTGGGCATCATTTACAGAAGCCGGAAGGTTATTCCTCTGGACCTCCACCACTTGTTAGGCTCGATCATACATCTAATTGGGCAGATGATGAACGTGACACTGGGAGGAGTGAGCGAGACTTTGCAAAGAACGACTTTCACAACAATGATGACATGGGATATGGGCTTGGATCATTTCAGAAAAATGGCTCTTTTCTGGGGCCGGGCCCTGTTAGGGAGGGTCGTGATGCTACTGCCTTTTCACATTATGACAAAGGTACCTTTTCACATTATGACAAAGGTACTTTTCGAGCTGATTCTAATGGCAGGGAAGTGTGGCAAGGTGGAAATGATAGGGACATGAGCTTCAGGAGAAGTTCTTCTTTTCGAAAAGAAGGGAGCTTTAGCAATGACATGGGGTTTGATAGGGAGAGGGGCTTCTCGAGGTCTGCAACTTTCAGCAGAGAAAACACAATCGACAGAAACCATGATGTAGAAATGAAGTTAATGAGAGGCCCTTATGGTAGGATTAATGGACAAAGCTGGGAGTTAGATAATGCTCGAGAAAATTTAATAGTCAGGGATTCTATTGGAAAAGACAATGGTAGTTGGGATTCAGGTTTTAGAGACAATTTTAGCAGAGATGGAGGGTACAGTCAGGATAGACAGGTTGGAAACCATGGAAGGGATGGTTTTCTTCGGAAAGGTGGTGAGCAAAACTTTGCAGCTGGCAGGTATGGAGATACCTTTGGCAGAAATAGAAGTTTTCAAAATGATGCACCACAAAATAATTCATGGAACAGAGTTTCATTTTCTACAGGAAGCAGAGGGATGCCTGTTAATGACCCTATCTTGAATTTTGGGCGTGATAAGCGCTCTTTTACCAGCTATGGTAAACCCTATTCAGAGGACCCCTTTATGAAAGATTTTGGCAATATTACAGGATTTGATCTAAGAGATCCCTTTGTTGGGGGTTTTGGCACAGAAATTAAGGTTTCCAGGAAGAGAAAAGATGATTCGAAACAAACTGATTTCTATGACCCAATCCGAGCATCCTTTGAAGCTGAGCTTGAGAGGGTTCAAAAGATGCAGGAGCAGGAGAGGCAAAGGATGATTGAGGAACAAGAAAGAGCTCAGGAGCTTGCtcggaaagaagaagaagagaggcaACGCCAAGCTAGAGAAGAAGAAGAGCGTCAAAGGAGGCTTGAAGAAGAGGCCAGGGAAGCTGCTTGGAGGGAGGAACAACAAGCATTGGAGGCTGCTAGAAGATTAGAGGAAGAGAGGAGAGCtagggaagaggagaagagaagaattATTACGGAGGAGGAGAGAAGAAAAGAAGCTGCTAAACGCAAGTTGCTTGAGTTGGAGGAAAGAATTGCAAAGAGGCAGGCAGAAAGTAAAAAAGAAGACGTGCCAACTACTGATGATGGAAGACTTCCCATTGTGAGATCTGTGAAGGATAGAGATATCCGGAGGGTAGATACAGGAGAGTgggaagatgaagaaagaaaaaTTGATCGCATCACAAGCTCTGCATCTTCAGAGAGTTCAAATATGAGTAGATCTTTTGACACAGGGTTGCGGGCTCAAGTTTTACGGGATGCAAACTCATTGGCTTCTGATAGGATAAAGCCTTCAAATTCTTGGAGAAGAGAGCCCACTGAAAATGGAAATGGTTCACATTTTGTTTCTCAAATTATTTCTGTGGATCAGAATAACAGTTACCAGAGCTCAAATTGGGAATCATTGAATGGTGGAAGAGGACTTCCTCGCAGAAATTTATTTGAAGGTTCCAGGACCTGTTCAGCTAAGGGTCTTCCCAAAACGGAGAGGTCAGAAATGATGCTGGTAAATGATCACATGCCTTTTCGAAATGATCAGAGAAGATCTAATACAGATAGTGAAGTCTATGAGAATACAACTGATGGGTATGCTGACATCACATGGGAGCAGGAGAAATCAGATTCATGGCGAGGTCGAGATCGTATTCGGATTTCAGCTGCTGTTTCTTACACACACAGCTCTGAAGCAGATGCATTTACTGTAGGACGGTCACGCCATTTTAGACAACCACGAGTTCTTCCTCCTCCCTCTGTGACAGCCCTGCAAAAGGGTTTATTTAAGAATGGAGCTGAGAAACCTCTGTCATCTCCACTATTGGAAGAGGAGACTCAAAGAGGTTTTTCATCCTATGATATAGAAAGCAATGTGGAATTGAGTTTGGAACAAGATGGTGCAGTAAATAATGAACCATTGGAGGTGCAGGTATCACAGGATGAGCACGGCTCTGGAGATCAGCAAGGATTAAAGAATATGATACGATCTGATTCACAATCTCTTCCATCTGTTTCTAGTCTGCCTGGCTCTCCAGCCCATGTTTCACATGATACCTTGGAAGAGACAGGAATTCCAATGTATCGGCAAAATGAAGAAGAGACGCCAGCATTGTCTAATCTGGATGATACATTGGGCAATGTTATATCTGCTGAAATATTGAAGACAGACAAGTGTAATGAATATGTATCCTCCCCATCAAAATCTGTTGGGCAAGAAATACATGAATGGGTTTTTAAGGATGAAGATGACTTTTCTGTGGAAGAGGAGTATGAAGAAGAGCACTTGGATGAGGAAGAGAATGGGATAtttgaggaagaggaagaaaatcaaGAGAAAACATATGATTATGATAATTTGCATGTGGAACAACAGAAAACAGAGCTCAAGAATAATCATTTTCTTTTTAATGATATAGTTGAAATGGAAGAGCCTGTTCTCAATAGTTTAGAAGGGAGATCTGTGCAGGATGGAAATGCAGATGCAATTGAGTTAGAAGGAAAACCTGATAGGAGTGAGCATCAGGAATCCTCACTTAAAGCTCAAAACTCAGTGGTGGTGGCAGAAGACAACAAACATGAAATGCAGGAGTTTAAAGCACCTGGGGGACAGTTGGAGGGCTCAGCTGATGGCAAAGAGGGCTCTGACAAAGTGCAGCCACCATTGGTGCAGCAGCCTAGTATTCAGCAAGCTATAATGGAAGGGAAATCTGGGTTAGCCTCTTCGGAATCTTTACAAGTACAGTCAGATATTGAGAGTTCCCTGCAGTGTCTGGTTCAGCCAACACAGAAATCGTTTTCAACTCCTGTGCCCTTCGCCCAGTCAAACATATCATCAACCACTACTTCTCTAAGTTCATCAATATTGAATCCAATTTCTGCTCTCCCCAGTCAGACAGAGTTACCCTTCAAATTGCAGTTTGGATTTTTTCCTGGGACTTCAATTATACCAGCTACAGTTCCTGCAATTCAAATTGGATCCATACAAATGCCTCTGCATTTACATCCTCCGGTTTCTCCATCACTGACACAAATCCCTCCCCCACAACCTCCTATGTTCCAGTTTGGCCAACTTAGTTACCCAGCTCCAATATCGCAAGGGCGTCTAACATTGTCTCAGCCGCCTATGTCTTATGTTCATCGCAGTGTTTCAGCACATTATTCCTTGGGGCAACCCGTGACACCATTGTCTGCTCAACATATTCTAGATTCTACAATTCAAATTCAGGCAGACTCTATAACAACAGGCTTGAGATCACCACTTGCAAATCAACGTGCTCCTGCAGAAGAGAAACCTTCACAAGAAAACAGATGCAATATGGATAATGATTGTTTTGTATCAAATAAAACTTTTAAATCTGTTTCAACTGTAAAATCTCATGCTGGACAATATCATAGCACTTCTGCCATGGCCGTTGACAACCAACACATAAAATCTTCTAAATATGCATCTGAAATTGAAATTCCAGTTGTTAACAAAATTTACAAGCCTTTTGCTAATGTTCCAGAGCAGGCTCAAAATGAAGGTAGTTCGGTACAATCCTCTTCTGGTGGATTGCAGACAGGTGGTCGAGGCAGGGGAAATAGAACAATGTATGGAGGGAGGGCAAATGGAGTAAGAGCATCGACAAATACAGCAGAGGGTTTGTGGTCTGCTCCAGATGCCAGAAGGCCCCACAAACAAGGCCGTAggaatatccaaagaaatgaatTCCGAGTGACTGTTGATAGAAGACATCCTGAAGTAACGGATTCCAATGACCTTGCCAGAAAAGAAGACAAGCCCCGAAGTTCTGTACGGTCTGACTCTGTGAGTGGTTCAATGGATCGGGGGGCTAAGAAGGATCTGGGGATCAGTGCCGAGAAGATGATGAAGTCAGAAATTGGTTCAAAGACAGGCTATGGGACTAGTTTTCCCTCTGTTCACTATGAAGACAAAGCAGAGAGAATGCCAGGTGGCAAATTACCTCAGAGAAGTGGGTTACAAATGCCAGTGGTGACAGGTTCTCGTTCAACTGAGGGAATCCTTAAAAGAAATGAAAAATCTGAAGTGGCAGATGATGTTCCTTTACAAAGTGGCATTGTACAAATTTTTAAACAACCTGGCATCGAGACTCCAagtgatgaggatgatttcatcGAGGTAAAGACTAGACGTCAGATACGTGAACAAAgagataaggaaatgaaagctaAATCAAAGGACTTGAAG CCAAAGGATCAAGCTGCTCGGAGGTATAGAGCTCCTCCCAAATCAACCTCCCAAGTGGATGGGATTTTAGCAATTTCTCATAGAGGTGCTACATCGTCAGGAGGAGAAAAGCGAAATTCTATGATGCCCTCTGCAGTTATGGTAGATAGTGCCCAAACTGATGGGAGGAACCTGCCCACTGCTGGTTCATCTACTGCTGGTTCATCTACTGCTCTTCTTGCATCTGCAGGACCCCCTCAGCAGCTGGCCCCTATTGGTACACCAGCAGGGAATACTGAGGGATCTAATGATAAAAGATCAATATCTTTAAA GCCTATTCAGACAAATTCCATGCCTTCTATTTCACACGTTGACATGGATGTGGGAAAGGGTTTGAGATTTGAGAATCAGAGCCCAGGACAGGAAGGTATCAGTAGCACAGGCGTGGGAGCATGGGGTAGCGCAAGGAACAGCCAGCAG GTTGTGAGCTTGACACAGATTCAATTAGAAGAGGCCATGAAGCCTGCTTCCTTTGAAGCCAAACGGGCTCCTTTATTGCCTTTGGGTGATCATGGTGGCATGGCTCTGGAGTCTGGAATGTCTGTGATTTCAGTGTTAGCACAAGATAAACCTTTGTCATCAACTGTTCCTCTCAATTCGCTTCTTGCTGGTGAAAAAATACAATTTG GTGCGGTCACTTCCCCAACATTGCTACCACACAGTAGTTGCTCTATCATGCCACCTCTTTCAACTGGACTTGGACCTTCTCTGGCTTGTAGACCAGATGGATCCATGGAAAGTTCATTTTCAGCAACAGAGGGTGATTCTACGAATTTTTTTAACAAGGCAGATGACAGATGCAGGCAAATGGTGGATCCCGAGGCTGAAGCTGAGGCTGCTGCCTCAGCAGTTGCAGTTGCTGCAATTAGTAGTGATGATTCTGTAGGGAATGGTGTAGGTGGTGTCTCGATGTCTGTTGCTGAATCTAAAGTCTTTGGGAATTCAGATGTTGGTGCAGCTTCAGTAG GAGTATCTATTACGCGGCCTGTGATGATTCAATCAAGGGGTGAAGACTCCATGACAGTGGCACTTCCAGCTGATCTTTCTGTGGAAactccatctcctctttcattatGGCCCTCTGTAGTAAATAGGCAAAACTCTGCAGGTCCAGTTCTTTCCCATTTCCCTGGTGCACCTCCACCTTTCCCCTGTTTTGAAATGAGTCCAATGATGGGTGGCCAGATATTTGCATATGGGCAGCATGAGGAAGCAACCCCTCTATCTCAAGGCCAGAAAGCTAACACTTCTGTTGAGCAGGGTATTTCAGGTATGGGGTCAGGACCTGTTGGAGGATGGCAACAATGCCATTCGGGTGTGGACTCCTTCTACGGGGCTCCACCTTCTGGCTTTACTGGTCCATTCATTAGCCCCACAGTAGGTATCCCAGGACCTCCTCCGATGTTTGTGTATAACCATTTTCCAGCAGTTGGGCAGTTTGGGCAGGTAGGCTTCATGAGTGCTTATATTCCGTCTGGCAAACAACCAGACTGGAAACACACACCTGCATCTACTTCTGGCATTGGCCTCAGTGAAGGAGATATTAGTAGTCTTGGGATTATGTCAGGTCAACGCAATCCCAACATGCCAACTTCTGTTCAGCATATGCCTATAGTTCCATCTCTTGGCTTGTTTGATATGAATCTATCTTCCCCATTCCAG TCTGCAGCAGACTTAACAATGCAGACTCAGTGGTCTCACGTTCCTGGACCTCCTACTTTTCAGACCATGCCAATGTCAGGGGCTATGGTTGGTCTGTCATTGCCATTGCAGCAAACAGATGGCTTATCATCACAACTGAGTCATGCATCGCACACAATGGAGTCTGTCGGTAGGTTTCACCATGTTCTTGCCTCTAAGCCAACAGGCAGTGGACCTTTCTCAACCGTTGATGCAGCTGCACAGTTTCCGGATGAACTTGGATTGGGAGACTCAGTTTCTAGTAATAATAGCTCTGTGCTGACATCACGCAATTTATCAAGTAGCCATGCTAATTACAACTCTGTACCATCAGCTAATGTTAAAGTTCCAAAAGGTAAGAGCTCATCCAGGTCTGCTCGATCTAGCAGTACTGGAAGTAGCAGCGAGAGTAGTGCTTTAGCTGTAGGAACAAATAATGTTACATCAAGTAGCCAATCTCTACATGGAAGCCGCACAGTTGGTCATCCATTTCAGTCTCAGGGCGGTTCTCCACAGGTAACATCAGGGCAGTATCCCCACCCAGTTGGTTACTCAGAGCAGAGAGGAACATCCCAGCAGCATACAGGACACAAGACAAGTGTTGCAAATGATTGGTCAGTGCAAGGCCACAGGAAAATGGGGAGTCAAGGGAGGTCCCAGATGCCAGGTGATAAAAACTTCCCAACTTTAAAAGTGAAGCGGGTTTATGTTCCGAAATCACCATCATCTGCAAACAATGTAGGTACACCCGTGACACTTCTGTAA